The Fulvia fulva chromosome 13, complete sequence genome window below encodes:
- a CDS encoding NmrA-like family domain-containing protein 1 has protein sequence MSKNIIVTGATGKQGGALIDQLTNNPSFTLIAITRNATGAGAEKLKSKGSNIKVVQADQNDCPALFAAAKSAASGPIWGVYSVQIAQGHGPASGSGDEVQQGCAMVDEAVKAGVKHFVYSSVERGGDEHSWESPVTSVPHFATKHNVEQHLKKNAGSMGWTILRPVAFFENLAPGFPAKVFMAAMQSTIGEKRVQWVSTKDIGFFAALAFKESQEWNHKAMGLAGDSLNVKELCDKVRDTTSTNIYPTFWFLGGVLKYMVAEIGHMITWFGAEGYRADVEACKRLHPEMMDLEMWLKRESTFPRK, from the coding sequence ATGTCCAAGAACATCATCGTCACAGGAGCCACCGGCAAACAAGGCGGCGCCTTAATTGACCAGCTCACCAACAACCCCTCCTTCACCCTTATCGCCATCACCAGAAACGCCACAGGCGCCGGCGCCGAAAAGCTCAAATCCAAAGGCTCCAACATCAAAGTCGTCCAAGCCGACCAGAACGACTGTCCCGCTCTCTTCGCCGCCGCAAAGTCTGCAGCATCGGGACCAATCTGGGGCGTCTACAGCGTTCAAATTGCCCAAGGCCACGGCCCCGCCTCAGGCTCCGGCGATGAAGTCCAGCAGGGCTGCGCCATGGTCGATGAGGCCGTCAAGGCGGGTGTCAAGCACTTCGTCTACAGCTCCGTTGAGCGCGGTGGCGACGAGCACAGCTGGGAGAGTCCCGTCACGTCTGTGCCTCATTTTGCAACGAAGCATAATGTCGAGCAGCACCTCAAGAAGAACGCCGGATCAATGGGCTGGACGATCCTCCGCCCCGTCGCCTTCTTCGAGAACCTCGCCCCCGGCTTCCCGGCGAAAGTCTTCATGGCCGCAATGCAGAGCACCATAGGCGAGAAACGAGTACAATGGGTTTCGACCAAAGACATCGGCTTCTTCGCAGCCCTGGCATTCAAGGAATCGCAAGAGTGGAATCACAAGGCGATGGGGTTGGCGGGCGATTCGTTGAATGTCAAGGAGCTGTGTGATAAGGTTAGGGATACTACGTCGACGAATATATACCCGACGTTCTGGTTCTTGGGGGGCGTGTTGAAGTATATGGTGGCGGAGATTGGGCATATGATTACGTGGTTTGGGGCGGAGGGGTATAGGGCGGATGTGGAGGCTTGTAAGAGGTTGCATCCGGAGATGATGGATTTGGAGATGTGGTTGAAGAGGGAGAGTACGTTTCCGAGGAAGTAA
- a CDS encoding Methyltransferase psoC — protein sequence MYVWKTFTNHGLRILDSGSAAGTWAFDVASKCTLSTHYFLSTDINSTIFLVESSKDFDFLQHDIRTPFPTNLHNSFDFAHQRNVLAGAYGTPLKQSGQNLTDTIEPGGWIQLIELDDDVLPESNGPAYTTFIKLVRHIMRMLGVPNIGAEFKPTLEAIGFVNVQEKIFRPHMWSRIVATAPHLCDASVEAPCGAVPQLLKANGRIPKPVNKLLIKIDTIRCTTMTVYHLALLILSFICTVMTTLLPLRIL from the exons ATGTACGTTTGGAAAA CCTTCACCAACCATGGTCTCCGGATCCTGGACTCAGGAAGTGCCGCTG GAACCTGGGCCTTCGATGTCGCAAGCAAATGCACCCTATCAACCCACTACTTCCTCAGCACTGACATCAACAGCACAATCTTTCTAGTCGAGAGCTCCAAAGACTTCGACTTCTTACAACACGACATCCGCACCCCATTCCCCACCAACCTCCACAACAGCTTCGACTTCGCCCATCAGCGTAACGTCCTAGCAGGAGCCTACGGCACTCCCCTCAAGCAATCCGGCCAGAACCTTACCGACACCATCGAGCCAGGGGGGTGGATTCAACTGATAGAGCTAGACGATGATGTCCTTCCTGAAAGCAATGGTCCAGCTTATACGACGTTTATCAAGTTGGTTCGACACATTATGCGTATGTTGGGAGTCCCTAACATCGGTGCGGAGTTCAAGCCAACTCTGGAAGCCATCGGATTTGTGAACGTCCAGGAGAAGATCTTCCGACCTCACATGTGGAGCAGGATCGTTGCGACCGCGCCGCATCTTTGTGATGCGTCGGTTGAGGCGCCTTGTGGTGCGGTGCCGCAATTGCTGAAGGCGAATGGCA GAATCCCAAAGCC TGTCAACAAACTACTCATCAAAATCGACACCATTCGCTGCACGACCATGACCGTCTATCACCTCGCCCTCCTCATCCTCTCCTTCATCTGCACTGTCATGACCACTCTCCTGCCCCTGCGCATCCTGTGA
- a CDS encoding Heterokaryon incompatibility protein 6, OR allele produces MQKHGIILLNSVEWPVMKNLLAALKRLRHRSKPRKLWIDQLCIDQSNNDERGQQVKLMAKIYSLAEDVLVWLGDGPDDNYKNHEHDQCCWKLSPNLKDWTMDHGSHCYIGRKSEWQSSYLSELLHRH; encoded by the coding sequence ATGCAGAAGCACGGCATTATCCTGCTGAACAGTGTCGAGTGGCCAGTCATGAAGAACCTACTTGCGGCACTGAAACGACTTCGCCACAGGAGCAAGCCACGCAAGCTCTGGATCGATCAGCTTTGCATCGATCAGTCAAACAACGACGAGCGAGGCCAGCAAGTCAAACTCATGGCTAAAATCTACAGCCTTGCAGAAGATGTCCTAGTCTGGCTCGGCGATGGGCCTGACGACAACTACAAGAATCATGAGCACGACCAATGCTGCTGGAAATTGTCGCCGAACCTGAAAGACTGGACCATGGATCACGGTTCTCACTGTTACATCGGACGCAAGAGTGAGTGGCAGTCTTCATACTTGAGCGAACTTCTACACAGACACTAG
- a CDS encoding Ubiquinone biosynthesis protein COQ4, mitochondrial, producing MSSAKLFSRILALPPPLRARTFSVLNRPPPNYPGHVPLTWLERGALAVGSAFGSLKDPYRHDLIASLGEATAKPYFVSRLRRAMLENPTGRRILRDKPRITSKSMRLEELRKLPENTVGRAYAAWLDREGVTPDTRDQVRYIDDPEEAYVMQRYRETHDFTHAITALPVIIEGELAVKAFEAANTLLPMTALSLFAIVRLKPIERQRFWDVYLPWALRNGIKAEEVVNVYWEEELETDVDVLRKRLGIEVPPDLREIRKALRDEKRREKAQREAGERLGAVPEA from the coding sequence ATGTCTTCCGCCAAGCTCTTCAGCCGCATCCTCGCCCTCCCTCCACCACTCCGCGCCCGCACCTTCAGCGTCCTCAACCGCCCACCTCCAAACTACCCTGGCCACGTCCCTCTCACATGGCTCGAACGCGGCGCTCTCGCAGTAGGCTCAGCATTCGGCTCCCTCAAAGATCCATACCGCCACGATCTCATCGCATCTCTTGGTGAAGCCACAGCCAAGCCATACTTCGTCTCCCGACTGCGGCGAGCAATGCTAGAGAACCCAACAGGTCGAAGGATACTGCGGGACAAGCCGAGGATCACATCGAAAAGCATGCGCCTCGAGGAACTGCGGAAGTTGCCAGAGAACACAGTAGGTCGAGCATACGCGGCATGGCTGGATAGAGAAGGTGTAACGCCGGACACCCGCGATCAGGTGCGGTATATTGATGATCCGGAGGAAGCATACGTAATGCAACGATACCGCGAGACTCACGATTTCACACACGCCATTACAGCTCTCCCCGTCATCATCGAGGGCGAGCTCGCAGTAAAAGCTTTCGAAGCTGCCAATACATTGCTCCCCATGACTGCACTTTCCCTATTCGCGATTGTACGCCTCAAACCTATTGAGAGGCAGCGGTTCTGGGATGTGTACCTGCCCTGGGCGCTAAGAAATGGGATCAAGGCAGAGGAGGTGGTCAATGTCTATTGGGAGGAGGAGCTGGAGACGGATGTGGATGTGCTGAGGAAGAGGTTGGGGATTGAGGTGCCGCCTGATCTCAGGGAGATCAGGAAGGCGCTAAGGGATGAGAAGAGGAGGGAGAAGGCACAGCGGGAAGCTGGGGAGAGGCTGGGAGCTGTTCCGGAAGCATGA
- a CDS encoding Cytochrome P450 monooxygenase translates to MLDFMTGTTMSGYLSALPLLLLALYLLYRRSTGHDQLPLPPGPTGLPLIGNLPELLSSVKDGEQHLLFQRWARQFGAVYKVKLGPHTQYMVNTDIAVKQIFDKPAGVSANRPAWLVSSHHMCNDWNVLLINADTPRWKHQRRVTQGNVGSIPRADAGLPFLHYETLKFMHEVVNDSTIRSSGPALWNSIMRYTYSAFSTQMLGFDVPKSTDPAIGYIHGTGIAQILGTLPGAHLVEVLPFLDYLPLFLKPWERAGRERFRRDLAWSVNKLRRMKKASVDGVAVTESLLYKVVEDEKSLGFPSEEEGAYFCLMLTIGAADTSQISTWSFIEAMMEYPEVQEKARHEVDKVVGDRIPEFADYESIPYVRCLVKETWRWRPPVGLGHPHVTTDDIVYDGMRIPKGSHIHLNGYALQHDPARHPQPDNFIPERFEGDMTSVMQSINSSDVQKRDHFAFGAGRRICPGYDVAERSLAVAIMRLLWACEIKPSPDAKLPLNIANWRGDFPGLPGSKMPVMMVPRSDEKVRLINEAFQSANDARQNVEPLDI, encoded by the exons ATGCTGGACTTCATGACTGGCACGACCATGTCGGGGTATCTTAGTGCCTTGCCACTCTTACTTCTGGCGCTGTACCTACTTTACAGACGTTCAACAGGACATGACCAGCTACCTCTCCCGCCTGGACCGACTGGCCTCCCGCTCATTGGTAATCTCCCCGAACTCCTCTCATCTGTCAAAGATGGAGAGCAGCATCTCCTTTTCCAGAGATGGGCCCGCCAGTTTGGCGCAGTTTACAAAGTCAAGCTCGGCCCACACACGCAATACATGGTGAACACGGATATCGCCGTCAAGCAAATCTTTGACAAGCCTGCTGGTGTCTCTGCGAATCGCCCCGCCTGGCTAGTCAGCAGCCACCACATGTGCAATGACTGGAATGTGCTTCTCATCAACGCAGACACTCCACGATGGAAGCATCAACGCAGAGTGACTCAAGGCAATGTTGGCAGCATTCCTCGAGCAGATGCGGGGCTGCCGTTCTTGCACTACGAGACGTTGAAGTTCATGCACGAGGTCGTGAACGACTCTACCATCAGATCATCGGGACCGGCATTGTGGAACTCCATCATGAGGTATACATACAGTGCGTTTAGCACACAGATGCTGGGGTTCGATGTGCCAAAGTCCACTGATCCCGCTATTGGTTACATACACGGAACTGGAATCGCGCAAATTCTGGGTACATTACCTGGCGCTCACCTGGTGGAGGTACTTCCTTTCCTCGATTACCTACCACTCTTTCTGAAACCATGGGAGCGTGCTGGTCGAGAACGATTTCGGCGAGACCTGGCTTGGAGTGTGAACAAGCTACGAAGAATGAAGAAGGCCTCGGTCGATGGTGTAGCTGTGACGGAGTCACTACTCTACAAGGTCGTCGAAGACGAGAAATCACTTGGCTTTCCTTCCGAGGAAGAGGGTGCCTACTTTTGCTTGATGCTGACCATCGGTGCGGCTGATACCAGTCAGATCTCTACGTGGTCATTCATTGAGGCCATGATGGAGTATCCTGAGGTGCAGGAGAAAGCTCGCCACGAAGTTGACAAAGTAGTTGGTGACCGAATACCTGAGTTCGCCGACTACGAGAGCATACCCTATGTGCGGTGTCTTGTCAAAGAGACCTGGCGATGGAGACCTCCTGTAGGTCTAGGTCATCCTCATGTCACAACTGATGACATCGTATACGATGGCATGCGGATTCCGAAAGGCTCGCATATCCACCTGAACGGGTACGCATTGCAACACGATCCCGCTCGCCATCCACAGCCGGACAATTTCATTCCAGAGCGATTCGAAGGCGACATGACTAGCGTCATGCAGAGCATCAATTCATCGGATGTGCAGAAGCGAGACCACTTCGCTTTCGGTGCGGGGAGACGAATATGTCCTGGCTATGATGTTGCAGAACGGTCCCTAGCTGTTGCGATTATGCGGCTACTGTGGGCATGTGAGATCAAACCCTCTCCAGATGCAAAGCTGCCACTGAATATCGCAAATTGGCGTGGTGATTTCCCGGGTCTGCCAGGCTCAAAGATGCCCGTCATGATGGTGCCACGAAGTGACGAGAAAGTAAGGCTTATCAACGAAGCCTTTCAGTCTGCCAATGATGCTCGACAGAACGTG GAGCCGCTGGATATCTGA
- a CDS encoding putative 2-dehydropantoate 2-reductase, translated as MDAKEAKASNRDQPTVDYSETEPETETDGEEHDADLQSQVRRVLSSPVDRQYAPTPNIPKRIHIVGTGSIGKLVAHSLRGIPNAPPVTLIFHRYKLLEAWEQSEKVITVEDGEYTVPRGGFDVELKGDAIRQHKVPVQRGSPDVYSLADETGAQPHEVAKIMGEQQKEADEQRRKERDVAEYTPMEATAATVEVDSPQRPGKGYHAMSDEPIHNLIVTTKTIRTITALASIKHRLNRDSTICFLQNGMGVIDDVNKELFPDESTRPTYVQGIVTHGANVPPEKAEQDPFFVVHAGHGTISLGILPRKPLSRPATPTGPGTDNSGELSVKKTDDWAPSARYLLRTLTRTPVLCAVGFTPIELLQLQLEKVAMNAVINPLTCLLDNRNGNLLYNFPISRTMRLMLAEISLIIRSLPELRGLPNVPHRFSAERLEALVVGICTKTKDNVSSMLADMRAGRETEIEYMNGYIVKRGEEMGVKAVVNYAIMQTVMGKQMMVSREVKDQIPMQRVLNEDE; from the coding sequence ATGGACGCGAAAGAGGCGAAAGCAAGCAATCGCGATCAACCGACTGTCGACTACTCCGAAACGGAGCCAGAGACGGAGACAGACGGTGAGGAGCATGATGCAGATTTGCAAAGCCAAGTCCGGCGGGTGCTGTCGTCACCCGTGGATAGGCAGTATGCGCCAACCCCGAATATACCCAAGAGGATCCACATTGTGGGCACGGGCAGTATTGGGAAGCTTGTGGCGCATTCGCTGAGAGGCATACCGAATGCGCCGCCAGTCACGTTGATCTTCCACCGGTATAAGCTGCTGGAGGCGTGGGAGCAGAGTGAAAAAGTAATTACGGTGGAAGATGGGGAATATACAGTGCCGAGAGGGGGCTTCGATGTGGAGCTCAAGGGGGATGCGATCAGGCAGCATAAAGTGCCAGTGCAGCGAGGATCGCCGGATGTCTACAGTCTGGCGGACGAGACGGGAGCGCAGCCGCATGAAGTGGCGAAGATCATGGGCGAGCAGCAGAAAGAAGCGGATGAGCAGCGGCGCAAAGAGCGGGACGTGGCAGAGTACACGCCGATGGAGGCGACAGCCGCAACTGTCGAAGTCGATTCTCCTCAACGACCAGGTAAAGGGTATCACGCCATGTCGGACGAACCCATCCACAACCTGATCGTCACCACCAAGACTATCCGCACAATTACCGCTCTGGCCAGCATCAAACACCGCCTCAATCGAGACTCGACCATCTGTTTCCTCCAAAATGGTATGGGAGTAATCGACGATGTCAATAAGGAGCTCTTTCCCGACGAATCCACCCGCCCAACATATGTCCAGGGCATAGTCACCCACGGCGCCAACGTGCCTCCCGAAAAGGCAGAACAAGACCCCTTCTTCGTCGTGCACGCAGGCCACGGCACCATCTCCCTCGGCATCCTCCCTCGCAAACCACTCTCTCGTCCGGCCACACCCACGGGTCCAGGTACCGACAATAGCGGCGAGCTATCCGTGAAAAAGACGGACGACTGGGCACCTTCCGCCCGCTACCTCCTCCGCACTTTGACGAGAACCCCAGTCCTCTGCGCAGTTGGCTTCACGCCTATCGAACTACTGCAGCTCCAACTTGAGAAAGTCGCAATGAACGCCGTCATAAACCCCCTAACCTGCCTCCTCGACAACCGCAACGGCAACCTTCTCTACAACTTCCCCATCTCCCGCACAATGCGGCTCATGCTCGCCGAAATCTCCCTGATCATCCGCTCCCTCCCCGAACTTCGGGGTCTACCCAACGTCCCCCACCGCTTCTCCGCTGAACGACTCGAAGCTCTCGTGGTCGGGATCTGCACGAAGACGAAAGACAATGTATCGTCAATGCTTGCGGATATGAGAGCGGGCAGGGAGACGGAGATTGAGTATATGAATGGGTATATTGTGAAGAGGGGAGAGGAGATGGGGGTGAAGGCGGTGGTGAATTATGCGATTATGCAGACGGTTATGGGGAAGCAGATGATGGTTAGTAGGGAGGTGAAGGATCAGATTCCGATGCAGAGGGTTTTGAATGAGGATGAGTGA
- a CDS encoding Methyltransferase pytC, producing MTTTARSDFAQKPAMNSDKEERAYHDDAGSNYILPKDAKEHVRLEDQARALETVMSGNIFHAPVNEAKVTKVLDIGCGTGYVTDKLARRFPKAEVYGLDLSPVPTLREQRANVQYLRGNVLTQQPTLWTGSAGPVLDQDEAVFDYIFSRLLIAGMTDWHGLLKKEFAMLDSGGYLEHHEVDFTIFGAGGKVAHDGPLEIIKALGIEQHAGTKMRDWFEDAGFVDVVVHKYQLSFGGAHETDPAMKEVGEFWYRDMREAFEASMYGAAQRLGKPIEEAQAEIDKYHALVKPDVGNYTMMYAVYGRKP from the exons ATGACCACTACAGCTCGCAGCGACTTCGCTCAAAAGCCAGCAATGAACTCCGACAAAGAAGAGAGAGCATATCATGACGATGCAGGGTCCAACTATATTTTGCCCAAAGA TGCAAAAGAACACGTCCGACTCGAAGACCAAGCCCGAGCCCTGGAGACTGTGATGAGCGGCAATATTTTTCATGCTCCGGTCAACGAAGCGAAGGTGACCAAGGTGCTCGATATCGGATGCGGTACAGGCTACGTGACCGATAAGCTTGCCCGCAGGTTCCCAAAAGCAGAAGTGTATGGCCTCGACCTATCGCCAGTGCCAACGCTGAGAGAACAGCGTGCGAACGTTCAGTACCTTCGAGGCAACGTCTTGACACAGCAGCCTACGCTCTGGACTGGATCTGCCGGACCTGTTCTTGACCAAGATGAAGCGGTCTTTGACTACATCTTCAGTCGTCTACTCATCGCTGGCATGACCGACTGGCATGGGCTGCTCAAGAAAGAGTTCGCTATGCTGGATTCTGGTGGATACCTTGAGCACCATGAGGTCGATTTTACCATTTTCGGTGCCGGTGGAAAGGTGGCTCACGATGGCCCACTGGAAATCATCAAGGCCCTAGGTATAGAGCAGCATGCAGGCACGAAGATGAGGGACTGGTTCGAAGATGCCGGCTTTGTCGATGTCGTGGTTCACAAATACCAACTATCTTTTGGTGGGGCCCATGAAACGGATCCTGCCATGAAGGAAGTCGGCGAATTCTGGTATCGGGACATGCGTGAGGCCTTTGAAGCAAGTATGTATGGCGCTGCACAAAGACTTGGCAAGCCGATAGAGGAGGCTCAGGCAGAGATTGATAAGTATCATGCTTTGGTCAAGCCCGACGTCGGCAATTATACCATGATGTATGCCGTGTATGGGAGGAAGCCGTAG
- a CDS encoding Metal-dependent hydrolase lscR, with amino-acid sequence MSCLRLCRIRNISSSLTRKLSHAHKMSTTTTASSKTSTVHITQPAYTLPSPPEAKDLKHHLKRNQVFENPWPSFVDPGGFTVGVKMTRRKIQGKDVSNSSSSTLAVRKPHFHPSRKQDDALRATWLGHACYLLEFPSGFRVLFDPVFEERCSPISFLGPKRSTPAPCQVADLPIVDAVVISHNHYDHMSYPTLTAIAAKYPNVRFFCGLGTARWFKENGMPIVVEMDWWESSTITLEGEEGAVEATISCLPSQHGSARTGIDRSRMLWSSWAIQSGGKSAYFAGDTGYRSVPELPDNEDDYSPKYSSLPVCPAFKQIGELRGPFDLGLLPIGAYQPRFIMSPLHSNPYDAVNLLVDTQCKKALAMHWGTWVLTEEDVMEPVRKLGEAVRWRGIEEGVFEVCEVGESREF; translated from the coding sequence ATGTCCTGTCTGCGATTATGTCGCATCAGAAATATATCCTCCTCACTGACCAGGAAGTTATCACACGCCCACAAGATGTCAACAACCACCACCGCCTCTAGCAAAACATCGACAGTCCACATCACTCAGCCAGCATACACTCTCCCATCCCCTCCAGAAGCAAAGGACCTCAAACACCACCTCAAGAGGAACCAAGTTTTCGAGAATCCATGGCCATCTTTCGTCGACCCAGGCGGCTTCACAGTCGGTGTCAAGATGACCCGTCGCAAGATCCAGGGCAAGGATGTTTCCAATTCATCCTCCTCCACTCTCGCAGTCAGGAAGCCTCACTTCCACCCCTCCCGCAAACAGGACGATGCCTTACGAGCGACATGGCTAGGCCATGCGTGCTATCTTCTTGAGTTCCCGTCTGGATTTAGGGTGTTGTTTGATCCCGTCTTTGAAGAGCGCTGTAGTCCAATCTCCTTCCTAGGACCGAAGAGATCCACCCCCGCGCCTTGTCAAGTGGCGGATCTCCCGATTGTGGATGCAGTGGTTATAAGTCATAACCATTACGACCACATGTCCTACCCGACCCTGACCGCCATCGCAGCCAAATACCCAAATGTCCGCTTCTTCTGTGGATTGGGGACGGCGCGGTGGTTCAAGGAGAATGGGATGCCGATTGTGGTGGAGATGGATTGGTGGGAGAGTAGTACTATCACCTTGGAGGGGGAGGAAGGGGCTGTTGAGGCGACGATAAGTTGTCTGCCAAGTCAGCACGGCAGCGCTCGGACCGGGATCGACAGGAGTCGCATGCTCTGGTCCTCCTGGGCCATCCAGTCCGGCGGCAAATCCGCCTACTTCGCAGGCGACACAGGCTACCGCTCCGTCCCCGAACTGCCCGACAACGAAGACGACTACAGCCCAAAGTACTCCTCCCTCCCCGTCTGCCCGGCCTTCAAACAAATCGGCGAATTGCGAGGACCGTTCGATCTAGGATTACTGCCGATTGGAGCGTATCAGCCGAGATTCATTATGAGTCCGTTGCATAGCAATCCGTATGATGCGGTGAATTTGTTGGTGGATACGCAGTGCAAGAAGGCGTTGGCGATGCATTGGGGCACGTGGGTGCTGACTGAGGAAGATGTGATGGAGCCGGTGAGGAAGTTGGGGGAGGCGGTGAGGTGGAGGGGGATTGAGGAGGGAGTGTTTGAGGTTTGTGAGGTTGGGGAGTCGAGGGAGTTCTGA
- a CDS encoding Hydroxylase/desaturase CTB9, which yields MVLDIYLDPCTINSRKVLSGLDMMGTKYDFHHIDYFKGEHKGEEFMKINPHATVPAARDGDLSLTESNSILMYAADLDGENKAYPKDLKARADCNRWLLWEASVWFQTNYVYVVEYVVKPLLGAQPDESIIEKEAPKWHKAAGILDARLAKNKFILGNDPSIADIAIAAPMHMPEASRLPLDQHKNLSRWYKDIQQIPAWSKHQAAVDKALTPNKQVRAEFNYTKDLGDKLTEIYFYEDPKSVDIHEPGDDPRTMTVTNGWDRVKEFDVDKNGFAMKEFHSSFDYKKQWEDTDLVREKFYPEVVEFLKKELGAKRVLVFDHTIRTKGNANKPLTDEKATSQRAPVRLVHCDYTAESGPVRVKQLLPEEADDLLSRRTAFVNVWKPINKVEEMPLAMCDVHSAPPDDFFKLYLRYRDRTGENYVMRHNDKHDWIYFPDMVPEQTILLKTYDSDTSKAQFVGHTAFEDPTSKPDAPFRESCEIRTICFF from the exons ATGGTTCTCGATATCTACCTCGATCCATGCACGATCAACAGCCGCAAGGTCCTGTCAGGACTGGATATGATGGGCACCAAGTATGACTTCCACCACATTGATTACTTCAAGGGCGAGCACAAGGGCGAGGAATTCATGAAGATCAACCCACACGCCACAGTCCCAGCAGCTAGAGATGGCGATCTCAGCTTGACTGAGTCCAACTCCATCTTGATGTACGCCGCAGACTTGGACGGTGAAAACAAGGCATACCCAAAGGACCTCAAGGCACGCGCAGACTGCAACCGCTGGCTCCTCTGGGAGGCCTCCGTCTGGTTTCAGACCAACTACGTCTACGTCGTCGAGTATGTCGTCAAGCCACTCCTCGGCGCCCAGCCAGATGAGTCCATCATCGAGAAGGAAGCCCCAAAATGGCACAAAGCCGCCGGCATCCTCGATGCCCGCCTCGCAAAGAACAAATTCATCCTCGGCAACGACCCCAGCATCGCGGACATCGCCATCGCCGCCCCAATGCACATGCCCGAAGCCTCGCGTCTCCCACTCGACCAGCACAAGAACCTTTCTCGCTGGTATAAAGATATTCAGCAGATCCCCGCCTGGTCAAAGCACCAAGCTGCTGTTGACAAGGCTCTTACTCCCAACAAACAGGTTCGTGCCGAGTTCAATTACACCAAAGATCTTGGCGATAAGCTTACCGAGATTTACTTTTACGAAGACCCCAAGTCAGTAGACATCCACGAGCCCGGCGACGATCCGAGAACAATGACTGTCACTAATGGATGGGATCGCGTCAAGGAGTTCGATGTGGATAAGAATGGGTTTGCGATGAAGGAGTTTCATAGTTCATTTGATTATAAGAAACAGTGGGAAGATACGGATCTTGTGAGGGAAAAGTTCTACCCCGAAGTTGTCGAGTTTTTGAAGAAAGAATTGGGCGCGAAAAGGGTTTTGGTTTTCGATCATACCATTCGCACGAAGGGCAATGCCAACAAACCCCTTACAGATGAGAAAGCAACGTCTCAGCGTGCTCCAGTACGACTTGTTCATTGCGACTATACTGCCGAATCGGGACCGGTGCGAGTGAAGCAGCTGCTGCCCGAAGAAGCGGATGACCTACTGTCACGACGGACGGCGTTTGTCAATGTTTGG AAACCCATCAACAAAGTAGAAGAAATGCCACTCGCTATGTGTGACGTCCACTCGGCACCACCGGATGACTTCTTCAAGCTCTACCTACGTTACCGCGACCGTACTGGCGAGAATTACGTGATGAGGCACAACGATAAGCATGATTGGATATACTTCCCCGACATGGTACCCGAGCAGACGATCCTGTTGAAGACCTACGACTCCGACACAAGCAAAGCGCAGTTCGTGGGACACACAGCTTTCGAGGACCCGACAAGTAAGCCTGATGCGCCTTTCCGGGAGAGTTGTGAGATTCGGACAATCTGCTTTTTCTAG